The following are encoded in a window of Chlorocebus sabaeus isolate Y175 chromosome 10, mChlSab1.0.hap1, whole genome shotgun sequence genomic DNA:
- the C10H2orf88 gene encoding small membrane A-kinase anchor protein isoform X2, with protein MGCMKSKQTFPFPTIYEGEKQHESEEPFMPEDRCLPKMPSPVNVKEEVKEPPGTNIVILEYAHRLSQDILCDALQQWACNNIKYHDIPYIESEGP; from the coding sequence ATGGGCTGCATGAAATCAAAGCAAACTTTCCCATTTCCTACCATATATGAAGGTGAGAAGCAGCATGAGAGTGAAGAACCCTTTATGCCAGAAGACAGATGTCTACCTAAGATGCCTTCTCCAGTTAATGTCAAAGAGGAAGTGAAGGAACCCCCAGGGACCAATATTGTGATCTTGGAATATGCACACCGCCTGTCTCAGGATATCTTGTGTGATGCCTTGCAGCAATGGGCATGCAATAATATCAAGTACCATGACATTCCATACATTGAGAGTGAGGGGCCTTGA